tgcaagcaaagaagcataaattcgtccgttatatgtgatccatggccatccaaaactaataaccgcttttcaggggttaaaggttgggtatacggaataaacaccttttttaaccattcgatagccgtttggttatttgtccacccgttttcggttgcatgaaattgccaattatcgaaagggcttaaatccgtgggaagccattgttgttgtacgttttttcccttaaatataacgaggggagggagggcaacgcccgtagccgatatacattcgattatagtcgtccaaccacgcgttccgggctcttttcgttgcaacggccggatcccgttaagccctaatactaggccattagatcctttgccttccattataccggtttcgtccatattccaacggttttccggtttaatagcgttaataaccgggttcgtaatataaagccaccaagatttaattacctccgtagtagcgccattaacccgggcgttatctattcgacggggcctttgggttttaaggattggataacgagccaaaaaacgagttatccaacgttttccaaggccttttgtctctccggcggcttgaagaattcgttcggcaaaaaagcgtaattcttgatgcgttggcggaagccctaaagctgtttgggtaagtacccaatcagccaaatgcttttcctgttccgtggaaaacctttgaaaagggctttgtgcttttttataaggttgagaacctttaagtcgactttgaagtgtagacctaggtattccccattttcgggaggtttttgcaattggattgccattattgacgtcgttaattgcagatataagctgtttttcagtatattgcttcattggaaaatggagaattaaaatcagaaaaaagtaaatccaaaagtgacagattcatcgagatatttataatagaagttggaggataaaaataaaagtgttgttatttttgggtgccgaacagggggggtgccgaacagggggtacgcaacgttagccAATGTTAAAAGCTTTAGTCTGCGGTAGGAACGCCAGCTTTGAAAGCAAGTACTTATGTTAATAACCGCTTTCTTATATTTGTACAGTGTATCAATTATTACCCAGTGAAAAGTTCTGGCAAAAGGCAATAAGAATTTCCAGTTTATATACCGGTTACGTTGTGGATTCTGGTTTCGGGTCCGCCGGCGCTTTGCTGTTTGCATAAAGCGCCGGTGATTCCCGATGCTATTAACTGGAGACCCCTATTAGGCTATCATATTTCGAAAAAGATCATCTTTGCGAGCTAGTAATATTACTTTGTAAAATGATGGGACTTAGTTTGTAGTTTCGGGTAACCATTGACCTAAACCGGGGACCTCCGCCGGATAGTCTCAGAGGCGCTTTTCCACAAAGATTATATTAAGGTTTAAAATAGACATGTTCAAACTTTATAAAAGGCTATCTGGGGTAACGAGCTACTTTAACCTTTCTCCCCCTTTCGACACGCATAACCTCCGGTTTAACATTTACTTTCTCTGATCAGTCCATTTTAACCTCTTCCATCCTATACTTTCTTCACCCTTGACTTATCGAAAATGCGCGGTTCGGCTTTCACCCTGGCTTTGCTCTCGTCTCTTTTTAGCGCTACCGCAGCTGCCAACTCTGCTCCTAAATGGCTTTATTTCGCCACGGAAAGCAATCTGGATACAATTAAAAGCCAACAAGGCATTCAACAAGGTGCCATATTTTCGGCGGACTGGGGTACTCTCGACACCAAGTTTCAGGGGAGGCAAAACGGCTTCATATATTATGTTCGCACGGAAGGGATCGAAACACGTTTTGCCATCAAAAGTTCAAGCAAGAAGCAGTGGAAATCGATCGAACCAATCCCTTACGGCAACCTAATCTCATACGATGCGTACTGGTCTCGTGGTCATCAACATGGTCATTATCAAATCCAATAGACCAGGCGGGGAAACAGTTTAACAATAGTGTATCCGAGCTGGCTGTTGTCTTTGGGAATGAGCTTTTCACATAGTAGATCAGATGAAGACGAGGCGAGGGAATCCTTGATAGCAAACCAACTAGCAGATACGaagtgagaagcatggggaGTGCAAGGGATCCCTAGTAAATAAAAATTATTTCTCGATTCTTTGTAAATTTCAATGGTCATCAAAACCTTGACCCGGTGCAGGCCGAGTCACCACATCAAATGGTAACCATTGTTACTATCAGCAATATCATTATAGTGCAAATGAGAGAAGGCTGCGGTCAAGTCATTCAAGTGCGCGCATGTCCAAGTAACCGAGCTTTTATTAGTTTGTCAAGAGCTAATTGCGATAGCAGATAGCCCATGGTGCTCTCAGCTACCAAGAATTATGTTCCAAGATCCCAGTTTTCATCCCTCGACGCCCACTCCTGATGAGCTGTTTCGAGAATCCCTGGTGAGAACATTTTATATCTTCAATGAGATAAGTCCTCTCTTTTAAGCGTCGGCCAGGTTGCTCAGCTTGGCACCGGCACCAGCAGTACCGCAGGCGCCCTCCTTGCCCTCCACCGTGCACTTCTCAACTTTGTTGGTCACCTTGTCCTTGACAGTAGCATCGAATCCCGTGGCGGTGACCTTCTTGATGCAGACGGTCTGGGGGTTCTGGCCCGTGGGGGTGACTGAGGAGGAGCATGTTTGTCAGCATTTATATTTCTCAATCGAATTCCAGCAGGATTGCAGGGAAGAATATTGCTTACCAGTTCCGCAAGCGTCAGGCTTGGCCTTGACGTCGTCGACACCAGTGCCGGTGATCTCAATGGTGGGGTTGCCAGCGAGGACCTATCAAGTGTTCAAAGTTAGCCAAACCGTCCCGAAAGAATCACTGATCGTACGATGAGAGCGGGCATCTGATTCCTACCTTTGCGGGCTTCTCGCGGCGGACCATGCGAAGCTCACCGGCCGAGACGGCGACGGTGGCAAAGGCGATGAGGAAGACGCTGCTGAACTGCATTTTGAATGAAGGTGGTGGTTTGAAAAAAAGATTGAAAGGACCGGCCTAACGAATGAAGTGAAGTGAGCAAAGAAGGAGAGTGTGTTGAAGAACTGAAAGCTGGAGTTGTGGATGGAGAAGAGAAGCGAGAAAAGAGGATGAAGGGGTGTATGTCCACGAGCCTTATATAGTTTGGCCTCGAAGGTCTAGAACCAGAGAAAATACAGTACAACACAAAGAGGATAGCTCAGCGCACCTCGTATACGCTATCATGACAAGGTGTTCCTCGTCAGATTGCGACCCCACAAAACTAGCGCATTAATGGATAGGCCTCATATTACGGGGGGTGGAAACCGAAACCAATACCACCACCAGCCAGTGCGACATCCCCTTTCCAGCTACACAATTTCATTTACAAAACAAGCtcccaaaaagaaatatTCAAAGTGACATGTCCAACGCCCCTGTTTGAGCAGATTATCTCAGTTGGCTCAGTCGTCTCAGATGCCGATAAACATGCGCGTTCGGGGGCGACGGGGCTATGCAAGCGAGGTGGTCCAACTAGGGATTAGCCAGAAAAAATGGATATGAATAACCTATACAGGCATCTTCTTTCAATCGACGGCAGACATGTAGATCATTTGCAGATAATTCACCTGCCATCCATTTGGATGCCAAGTTTGATTCACAAACGAGATCGGTCTGATCTCTTGGCGCCTAGTCATCCCCATCCGAACCGTAAAGACCCGAAGGCGACTCATCTCCACACATCGGAGGAAAGGGGTTACGCACGCATACGCAGAGGCCGTGACTCGGGATGGAACGGCCCCCAGCAAGTGTCATCCCTGGTTGTTGAGCACCACGACGCTGGTAAATGTTCTAAATTAGGCGGGGCGTGACAAGCTTGGCAAGGGTCCCGAAGCTTGACAAAGCTTGTTTGCAATAAGGATAGCAAGATCTCCCCGCCACGTCTAGCGAGGGTATTTGTTTTGGGTAGTGTCTGAAACGGACAGAGGATTGGTTTTGGAGTTGAGGGGGAGTCGATTCTGGCGATGCGAACATGCTCCCTGGGTATTTTTGGAACTGGAGCTTGACCTATACTCGAGAACTCATCCCGAAGAGTGGCTGACTTGTTTTGCTCGCGACAGGCTCGCTCACCAGTCAAGATGTCAAATTTGTGCTAACCCAAAATAAATCCATACCAAAGCAACACAACCATAATAGTTTCAAGTGGCCGAAGCAACCGCTCGCCCCTCTTAAACTCTCCGACTGCCTCCACCTCAGCAGGGTCTAGACTTGACGGCCACGTTGCTTTGGGTTTGGGCCACGTAATGAATCAGAAAGGGCTCCTAATTAAGCATGACCTTCTTTTTGCCCCACGCAGATGCTACCTTCACTGTAAAGACTTGTTGCCTTTGTGCCTCACCTAACCGTACACATGGACCGATTAGTATACGATGCCATCAGAGCCAGCGCATCTAGAAACCGTCATCGCCAACCGTACCTTGCGTTTGGGCTTGTTGGTGGAGATGGGCCCTTTGGCCGCGTCTCCTCTGGTCACTCTTCTTTGGGGGCTTGTCCTTAAGCAGCAATCTGTCAGCTGTGGCAATCGCAGTGATAAGGTGGCACGCCTGGAGCTTTTTCAGTATGCAGTCATTGCAGTCACTGTTGGACTGGGCAACATGCCAGTCTGTCGCCTGTTCTATAGTGCATCCCTTCCGGTGTTACTCGGATGTGAGAAGTACCGTTTCAGCTCGGGCAAGTTACCACTGCCGAAAAAATAAATCCGAAAGTGCCATGAGACTTGTGGCATCCCTAAGTTTATTCGAGCGATGAGGCAACAGCAGAACGTCAACCTCCAAACAATGTGTTTTCCTATATCGCTTTGAACCCAACTTTCAAACCAAATGAGGCCCGATATTCCGTTGTCTATCATTTACATTTGGAAATTACTCAGAAACATGCCTCTTCTATTTTTGCTTGAGAATTATGCCTGTTTCTGCTGCCGCAGTCCCATACGAAGCCCTCCAGCCAAGTACAACTGGCGCCGTTGCACACCAGCTCCACAAGGACAGGATGGGAGAGCCACCGCTCTATAGCCATGAACCCTGGCGCTCGAAAGATCCTCCAAAATACGCATGCCAACGGCATTTTCATTGCTGCGGTCATCCACAACTGACGCACCACTGACCAGCATCGTTCGCCCGTCTGCGGGCATCACGCGACCAGACGAGTACACAAGGAAGGAATAACTTTGAACCCTCCAGATATTCCCTTGTACTAACCAACGGCGGATTCTTCGTCTGCACAAGCTCGTACAAACTCACACAAGTTCCACGATGTGCTGCCACATGACAGCGACCATGGCTGCCGGGCCTGCCGCTCGGCCTGGAGAGGTTCGATCAGTACAACGTTGGGTCAACCTCGGTGACGACGAATGTGATTTCGCTCCCGACGATACACTCAGGCAAATGCGTAAGCGACGTTGATGAGTGAAGTCGGCACCAGCTTGCTCAACTCGGGGCCAAACTTCACGGTCATGCTGCTCGAGGAGCCCAAGTACACATACGGCCGGCCCGTACAACCAAGTCCCGGGCGGCCTGGCGACGTCGTTTGACCGCGACGAGCTGCTGGCCGTGGTACAGCTGGGCACCAGCAACGTTCTTTTTGCTTACACGTGCGTGCGCAAGAACGGCATGAGGATTGACGAGCTGCGTGctctcatcaatctgttccTGCAAACTTGATTCGGGAAAAGCGTCTTCGTCGGCTTCCAGCAGAGGGTCGGGGAGCGGCTGATAATCTTAGCTCAGGAGGGTCAGGACGAGATGCAAGTCCCTGGTGTCAAGTACATCATGGCAGGAACTGTTACGCTGGTTTGCACCATAGTTGAGCATGATCTTCTCAACGGAGTGCCGCCCTGAGCCAGAGGCAAGACATCGGCCGCGGGTGATAACGGGGTCGACGATCATCCCAGACCACCGCCCGCCACACCATTGCCCTGAACTGGAGTAAGTGAAGTAGTTGGGCTATGGAGGCACTGTATCTGACTATGTGAAGGCCTTACGGTAAATCCGTCATAACGACTGTCCAGAGACGAACGAGTTGTGCCAGAATGCGTGGAAAACATTAAATTGGCTGCTCCTGGATTTTCACTGACTTGAATACGAAGAAGAACGAAAGTAGAAGTGGGGTGGCTGCCTATCCAGCTGGAATAGGGTACCCTGTGAAAGTTTTGcctatgtaggtaggtaccctaGGTACATAGGTAGGCATCAAAGAGAGACCGACCAATATGGTAGGATTATCATTAGTATCACGTGCAGTAATAAAATCATGATCAGGATACTCGCCAAAATTCGAGGCCTACGAACTGTTGAATTAGGGGTTGGCAAGGGTTTGTCAGATGGAAGATTCTCCATAAGCTGCCGTGGAAAGCTGTTTGATGACCTCTCAAAACTGGTGTGCTTTCAATTCAGTAAGCGCCACGTGGGTTAGGTCAAAAGAAATAGCAAGGCGCGTGGCGCAACCTCTTTGATGGTTTAGTGATATTTGACATGTGAAGAAAGagcgaagaagaaaagttcAATCAACCAAACTCAAAGTAACCCGTATTAAAGTGAGCCCTCCTGCATGCAGAGCAAAGCCACTTATTTCCAGCGCGCAATCTCGATTTGAAGGAAAACGATTGATGGCTGAGAGGTGGCTTTGACATGCTGATTATATAAGCTGCGCGGGTTCTCGGTCTCACGCGCAACCGAGTAAAAGTCCGATCATATGCCGATCATTGCTGGGCCAATCGATTaagatttttttcttgggggTAAGTTCCCACCTCGAAATAAAACCCCACGCGCATCAGATCAAGACAACAGATCCGCCATATCTGGTCGCGTGTGACTCGCTTGTGACTCTTTGCACCAAACCTCCAGGCCACCTCAAATCAGTATCATGATATCCTAAACAAAAAGTCGGGCCATTCCCGACCTCAAGTTATTCATACCCAGCAAACAAACATACCTCTTTCAAAATGGAGGCGCTCCGTTTGTACCGAACCGGCCTTGCCCAATGTCGGCCGAACGCCTTGCTCCGACACCGGCCCAAACCATGCGCTCGTCTCCATGCGCATGGTCCGCTCCAGCGTCGCGGCGCATCGACGAAGCAGAATAAAAAGGCGGAAAAGCGCACGCCCCCGCCGGAGGAAGTTCAGATCCCGATACCAAATACCGTCCCGCCGGTCCCGGAACCGGCGCCGCGCCAATGGTGGCAGCGGCTGGGGCCCATCACGCGGGCCGCCGGGGCCTACGCAAGAGCGCAGCGCAGGCGCCCGTACGTCACGCAGCTGTGCACCTCGCTCGCCATCTACTTTTGCGCCGACCTGTCCGCACAGAGCATGGATGACGAGTACGACCCGAAGAGGACGGTGCGGTCACTGGTTATCGGGACGGTATCGTCCATACCTAGTTACAAGTGGTAAGCGCTTGCCAGGCAAATGGCGATGGCCTGTTGCCGTCCGCCCATCGTTGTTTTGCCGGATCCTGCCATGCTGACATTGCTTCCGGCCCGTTCTAGGTTCATGTTCCTCTCCCACAACTTCAACTACTCTTCCAAGCTTCTCTCGCTCGCTACCAAGATCGCCATCAACCAAACCTTCTTCACGCCCCTCTTCAACAGTTACTTCTTTGGAATGCAGTCCTTCTTGTCCGGTGGCTCATTGTCGGACATCGTCGACCGCATCCGCCGCGCCGTACCGACCAGCATCGTCAACTCGCTCAAGCTGTggccggccgtgacggcatTCAGCTTCACGTTCATCGCACCCGAGTACAGGAGCGCGTTCGCTGGTGTCATCGCCGTGGGCTGGCAGACGTACCTGGCTTATCTGAACCGACAGGCCGAAATGGCGGCCGCCGAGACGGCAGCGGCGATCGAGGCTGCGCTGCCGGGTgcggcggcgaggatggCTCAAGGGGCTGCGATGGCTACTGCGGCAGAGCAGGAAGGTCGTTGACGGTTGGGACTTTTTCATTTGTTTCTAGATGGCGGACTCGTCTTTATGCTCCAGGATGCGTGCTGTTTGATGCTTTAGGGATGATGGATGGATATACCCAGCGCGAGACGCAATATTCCTTTTTATTTACAGATTTCGCCTCGTCCGTCGAATGGTCGGTTTAGGCATAGAATAGACAGATAGATACACCTTTGTTCTCGCTTTTTCTGTTGATATTTATTCGCAAGCCTGCTTGGCTTCGTCAAAGTTTCACTTGAATCTGACGGGTGTTGCACCCGCCAACTGCACTAGCTTAGCAAGAGGTATAAAATTCCCAAACCATTTCATATTAGAATCAAAACCTGAACTAAAACACAACAGCAATACAACCGCTTTTGGCCCATCAACAGGGAAGGGTTTCCACAGTCTTCGATCCAATTCACACGGACCGAGGTCATTGCGGGGCCTGGGCGGAAAACCCCGGCAGGCCAAGCAAAAGCTCCCGCTTATTTGGAAGCGACCATTGAAGCTTCCTTAATCCACATAAGCCAATTCAATTCAGCCAACCAACTTGGCCAATTGATACCCAATTGCTCTTAATCTTCATTTCTGCCTCCAACTGCTGGCAGAGAGGCTAGGGACCTCTTCCCAGGCGGACAAGATGGCATCTCACTCTCGCATTCTGCGTCTCTCTCGCTCCACGCCATCATTCCACAATGCCGGACGACTTCGCTTCCAGCCCCCACGGCGACACGCCTCGACAGTTCCTCCATCCTCCGAAACGCCTGTGCAATCCTCTGTTCTTAGCCCAGGCGCCCGCGTCTTCCTCTACTCGGCAGCGACAGCAGTGACTGCCTATGCAACATACCTATACGCGACCGACACCCGCGCCAACCTCCTGCACCGGTACATCGtcccgccgctgctgcgtaCCCTTGTCCCTGACGCCGAGGATGCCCACCACTTTGGCACCGCGGCCATGAAGGCCATGTTCAACATGGGACTGCACATCCGCGATCGCACCGTCGCGTCGGACGAGCCGATCCTAGGCGTCACCGTCTTCGGCCGCAGGCTAGCCAACCCCGTCGGCATCAGCGCCGGCCTCGACAAGGATGCCCAGATCCCCGACGCCCTCTTCGCCGTCGGCCCAGCCGTTGTCGAAGTCGGCGGCATCACGCCGCACCCGCAAAAGGGCAACCCGCAGCCCCGCGTATTCCGCGTCCCCACGCTCGAGGGCATGGTCAACCGCTACGGGCTCAACAGCGCAGGCGCCGACGCTGTCGCCCGCACCCTCCGCGCCCGTCTGCGGTCCTTTGCGCGCGAAAACGGCCTGACCGAGGCCGACGTGCTGGAGGGCCGCGCGGGCGTCCCCGTCGGCTCCCTGGCTCCCGGCAGGCTGCTGTGCGTGCAGGTGGCAAAGGCCAAGGAGACGGACGAGGCCGACATCCAGGCGGTGGCCAGGGACTACACGCGATGCGTCGAGCGGCTCGCGCCCTACGCCGACGTGCTCGtcgtcaacgtcagcagcccCAACACCCCCGGTCTGAGGGACTTGCAGCGCTCGGGCCCGCTGGCAAGCATCCTGTCGGCTGTTGTGGGcgaggccaaggccgcggCGGCTCGGTGCGGCAGGGCGGCCGACCCGCCTCGGGTCATGGTGAAGGTCTCGCCCGACGAGGACTCGGACGCGCAGGTCGAGGGCGTGGTGGAGGCTGTGTGGGGCAGCGGAGTGGACGGCGTCATCGTCGGCAACACGACCAAGCGCCGCGACGTCATCCCCCCGCGCATAGTGCTGTCCGGCAaggaggttgagaacctGCACGAGACGGGCGGCTTCTCCGGCCCGGCCCTGTTCGACCGAACGATGTCGCTAGTGGCCAAGTACCGCAAGGCGCTGGATGGGCACTCGTTTAGCTCCGGAGCCGGCCGTCCTGCCGCGGCGGCGGTCGAGGCGGGTGCTAATATGGAGGAGGTCTCCGCACAGGCTGGTGCCGCGGCCGTCGTTGTTCCGCCGCCGACGAAGAAGGAGCGGGACGAGCAGAAGGTGATCTTTGCCACGGGCGGTATCACGAATGGGGAGCAGGCCCTGGCGGTTTTGAATGCGGGCGCCAGCGTGGCGATGGTGTACACGGGGATGGTGTACGGTGGTGCTGGCACGGTGACGAGGATAAAGGGCGAGATGAAGAAGCAGCTGACGCAGAGCTGAGAGTTTGGGGCGAACGAGGGCAGGTCTGTGTACCGATAAAAAAAGGTCTATCTATTGTAGTTCGTGCATAACAGTGGTGTGGAAAAGCTAGAATAGAAGGGAAAAGTTGCCATCAACCCCCCAGGGGATTCGGTTCTATGCAACTCCACTATGAACACATCTACTCTGGCCATCAATACATCGATACGCCATACACGACGCGTCAAGAAAGAAATTTTTCAAAGGAAAAGGTCCGTCGACAAAGAGAATTTTGATAGCTGAGGCAGATATCCACCTGGTGAAAGAACTACACGCTGTACAAATTATTCTACAAAATGACACTGCTCATCTGAACTAGATCACCTTCTTCACCATTCTATCATAGGACCACTTGCTAAACTCGACGCTCTTGACATCAACCAACCTCGACGCGATGTCAGCGACCCAAAAAAGCACCGGCCACAAGCCAAGATACGCCAGCGCGACCCCCGCACCCCACCCGGCCGTCGTCTCCCTACCCGTCAGCGCCGTGCACCACCTGCCCAGGTGCCAGCCTAGCGAGAAGACGATAGGGCCGTGGACTAGGTACAGCGCATAGGATATCTTGCCCAGGTACTGCGCCGGACGGCTTGTAAATATACGTTGCAGAAATGGGCCCGCACGATCTATGGTGAAGACGAGCAGCACCGCGCCCAGCGACAGCCACCAGTGGTTCTCTTCGTCCGGCCCGTAGTTGGCCGGGATGTGAGACGTCAGCACCATGTAAAAGGGGCTCGTTCGTCCGCCCCGGTTGTTCTCAGGCACCGACAGCAGCCACAGCGATGTGAGCAGCGACGCGGTCCATAGCGCCTTGGGGAAGGCAGGCGAGGCTGCGACCCGCGCGGTCGTCTCTGTCACGGTCCTGGGCAGAGCTGATGCTGCGCGGGCGCCCAGGCGATCCAAGGACCTCCTCCACCGGGCGCAGAAGCCAGTTCGGCGGTCGGATGCGAGGACCGGCTGCGTGACGGACGGGAGCGGCGTggcggccatggcgcttCCCGCGTCCTCGAGCTCAAAGTGCAGGTCGCAGATGAACATACCCCCTAGGAACAGGAACGGGGCCCAGTGCGTGTACCACAGGGCGTAGGCAGCGACGGCAGCGGTGAGGAACAGCCTGGGCACGGATCTCAGGCGCGCAAAGGCGGCCAGGCAGAGGAAGACAACCAGGGAGCAATCGAATTCCATAGGCAACGTCCACAGGTTCCAGTCGTATGGGGTGGCGCCCCGGCGCAGGTCCGTGGCGAGCGGGTTGGTAATGGACAGGACCGTGCGGCCCCAGTGGGCGAACTGTTCGCCGAGAGCCTCCTTGTAGGGCGGCGCtcggacgggcacggcgacgTGTGAGTTCCAATTGTCGCCCCCGGTTgcgccctggccgccgtAGAGTT
This DNA window, taken from Pyricularia oryzae 70-15 chromosome 6, whole genome shotgun sequence, encodes the following:
- a CDS encoding acetyl transferase gives rise to the protein MSKIKKSSQSKPFCPYWPLSWFDGESSSDAYAEKSSSSEEERVSVDDTLIADSLTDSRILDFGNDEKVFASQNAPWGFHPKVWAVLGKLRVLAPSFLVREDGDKPPVRLHPSAWLDGLRGTAAFLVVWHHSSLVYFSWRVHDGYASSPGADWLHLIQLPIIRLVISGAPQVKIFFAISGYALSYKPLKLARAGRFNEWASALSSSVFRRHPRLFLPAVFILFLGTLGGWFQLYGGQGATGGDNWNSHVAVPVRAPPYKEALGEQFAHWGRTVLSITNPLATDLRRGATPYDWNLWTLPMEFDCSLVVFLCLAAFARLRSVPRLFLTAAVAAYALWYTHWAPFLFLGGMFICDLHFELEDAGSAMAATPLPSVTQPVLASDRRTGFCARWRRSLDRLGARAASALPRTVTETTARVAASPAFPKALWTASLLTSLWLLSVPENNRGGRTSPFYMVLTSHIPANYGPDEENHWWLSLGAVLLVFTIDRAGPFLQRIFTSRPAQYLGKISYALYLVHGPIVFSLGWHLGRWCTALTGRETTAGWGAGVALAYLGLWPVLFWVADIASRLVDVKSVEFSKWSYDRMVKKVI
- a CDS encoding dihydroorotate dehydrogenase, which codes for MASHSRILRLSRSTPSFHNAGRLRFQPPRRHASTVPPSSETPVQSSVLSPGARVFLYSAATAVTAYATYLYATDTRANLLHRYIVPPLLRTLVPDAEDAHHFGTAAMKAMFNMGLHIRDRTVASDEPILGVTVFGRRLANPVGISAGLDKDAQIPDALFAVGPAVVEVGGITPHPQKGNPQPRVFRVPTLEGMVNRYGLNSAGADAVARTLRARLRSFARENGLTEADVLEGRAGVPVGSLAPGRLLCVQVAKAKETDEADIQAVARDYTRCVERLAPYADVLVVNVSSPNTPGLRDLQRSGPLASILSAVVGEAKAAAARCGRAADPPRVMVKVSPDEDSDAQVEGVVEAVWGSGVDGVIVGNTTKRRDVIPPRIVLSGKEVENLHETGGFSGPALFDRTMSLVAKYRKALDGHSFSSGAGRPAAAAVEAGANMEEVSAQAGAAAVVVPPPTKKERDEQKVIFATGGITNGEQALAVLNAGASVAMVYTGMVYGGAGTVTRIKGEMKKQLTQS